From a single Gammaproteobacteria bacterium genomic region:
- the pyrF gene encoding orotidine-5'-phosphate decarboxylase, translating into MNDFLHKDIPVHERLIFALDVPDAGAAKELAIALGDSVSFYKIGLELMTSGDYFEVMDWLLARDKKVFADLKLFDVPATVAAAVRGLRNRGAHFLTVHGNQAIMEAAGAEKGAMKILGVTVLTSLDRGDLDDLGFDCDVEQLVLSRARRALQAGCDGVISSGLEAPALRENVNHELMVVTPGIRPVENRPTDDQKRVVDVARAFRNGADYIVMGRPVRDAKDPAAAAAAIQQTIAETFS; encoded by the coding sequence ATGAATGACTTTCTACACAAAGATATACCGGTGCACGAGCGTCTGATTTTTGCGCTCGACGTGCCCGATGCCGGTGCCGCCAAGGAGCTGGCGATAGCGCTGGGCGACAGCGTCAGCTTTTACAAGATCGGGCTGGAACTGATGACGTCCGGCGACTACTTCGAGGTAATGGACTGGTTGCTGGCGCGCGACAAGAAAGTGTTCGCGGATCTCAAGCTGTTTGATGTACCCGCCACGGTGGCTGCAGCGGTACGCGGGCTGCGCAACCGCGGCGCGCACTTCCTGACGGTCCATGGCAACCAGGCGATCATGGAGGCGGCCGGCGCCGAGAAGGGCGCCATGAAAATTCTCGGCGTAACGGTGCTGACCAGCCTCGATCGTGGTGACCTCGACGACCTCGGCTTCGACTGCGATGTCGAGCAGCTGGTGCTGTCACGCGCACGGCGCGCGCTGCAGGCCGGCTGTGACGGGGTAATTTCCTCCGGGCTGGAAGCGCCGGCCCTGCGCGAAAACGTAAATCACGAGCTGATGGTGGTGACTCCTGGCATTCGCCCCGTGGAAAACCGCCCGACCGACGACCAGAAGCGCGTCGTCGATGTCGCCCGGGCGTTTCGTAACGGCGCCGATTACATTGTTATGGGCCGGCCTGTACGCGACGCCAAAGACCCGGCAGCGGCCGCCGCGGCAATCCAGCAGACCATTGCGGAGACATTTTCATGA
- the hemE gene encoding uroporphyrinogen decarboxylase: MSRRLENDRLIRALRREDVDRTPVWIMRQAGRYLPEYRAVRTQAGDFLTLCKTPELACEVTMQPLRRFPQLDAAIVFSDILTIPDAMGRGLYFASGEGPQFEKPVRSLRDVRTLHVPDPGSDLRYVMDAVATVRAELGNRLPLIGFAGSPWTVATYMVEGGASKTFSHIRGMLYAEPAALHELLELLAKATAKYLAAQVEAGADALMVFDTWGGTLTPAGYREFSLRYMQSIVDELSGNDVPVVLFTKNGGAWLESMAETGAAALGLDWTTDLADARARVGDKVALQGNLDPCVLYAQPERIRTAVADALESFGKGSGHVFNLGHGIHPGVDPAHLAALLEAVHELSPAWH; the protein is encoded by the coding sequence ATGAGCAGACGACTGGAAAACGATCGCCTGATCCGCGCGCTTCGGCGTGAAGACGTCGATCGTACGCCAGTATGGATAATGCGCCAGGCTGGCCGTTACCTGCCCGAATACCGCGCGGTACGTACCCAGGCCGGCGATTTCCTCACGCTGTGCAAAACACCGGAACTGGCCTGCGAAGTCACCATGCAGCCACTGCGCCGCTTTCCACAGCTCGATGCCGCAATCGTGTTCTCCGATATCCTCACCATCCCCGATGCGATGGGCCGTGGCCTGTATTTCGCCAGTGGTGAGGGCCCGCAGTTCGAAAAACCCGTGCGTTCGCTGCGTGATGTGCGAACACTGCACGTGCCCGACCCCGGCAGCGACCTGCGCTACGTGATGGACGCGGTTGCCACAGTGCGTGCCGAACTGGGCAATCGGCTGCCGTTGATCGGTTTTGCCGGTAGCCCGTGGACCGTAGCTACCTACATGGTCGAAGGCGGCGCCAGCAAGACTTTTTCGCACATCCGCGGCATGCTTTATGCCGAACCGGCCGCCCTGCACGAGCTGCTCGAGCTGCTGGCAAAAGCGACCGCGAAGTATCTTGCCGCGCAAGTCGAGGCCGGCGCCGATGCCCTGATGGTATTCGACACCTGGGGCGGCACACTGACGCCGGCCGGGTACCGCGAATTCTCCCTGCGTTACATGCAGTCCATCGTTGATGAACTGTCCGGTAATGACGTACCGGTCGTGCTGTTCACCAAAAACGGCGGTGCATGGCTCGAGTCGATGGCTGAAACCGGTGCCGCTGCGCTGGGACTGGACTGGACCACCGACCTGGCCGACGCACGCGCCCGCGTCGGCGACAAAGTAGCGCTACAGGGCAACCTCGATCCGTGTGTGCTGTATGCGCAGCCCGAACGTATCCGCACAGCCGTGGCCGATGCCCTGGAAAGCTTTGGCAAAGGCAGCGGCCACGTGTTCAATCTTGGCCACGGCATTCACCCCGGTGTTGACCCGGCACACCTGGCGGCGCTGCTTGAAGCCGTACACGAGCTCAGCCCGGCCTGGCACTGA
- a CDS encoding DUF445 domain-containing protein, with product MSVEPAAPTAAIEAEQERRLRRMKMLATGLLLFMAVVFVLAHLYMHRWPLLGYVRAFAEASMVGALADWFAVTALFRHPMGIPIPHTAIIPRQKDRLGESLANFVRRNFLTPNALRPRLEATDFAGTISRWASQPDNARKIASDIAGIARWLLDTVDTGPLRDMVRRNLQRSLSDTTVTPLIGRVLDLLVTSDHHQQLMDTAVAAARQQLEENRFAIRLKIATESPWWVPDFVDEEIYDKIVNEIESTLENVGTDEEHPARIQFNVATRQFIEQLKQDPEIIARGEALKEELLEHPVVQQYLADVWTHIATYLREQSDMEDSALVQRLSDALTRIGGTFRDDPRLSEELNRWARDALAYLVEQYRGDIASIISETVSAWDPSVTARRVELYVGRDLQFIRINGTLVGGFAGLAIYSLIQLL from the coding sequence ATGAGCGTGGAACCGGCAGCGCCCACCGCTGCTATTGAAGCCGAACAGGAACGGCGCCTGCGCCGCATGAAAATGCTCGCGACCGGGTTGCTGCTTTTTATGGCGGTCGTGTTCGTGTTGGCGCACCTTTATATGCACCGCTGGCCGCTGCTCGGTTATGTCCGCGCGTTCGCCGAAGCATCGATGGTCGGTGCACTCGCCGACTGGTTTGCTGTAACCGCCCTGTTCAGACACCCGATGGGCATACCGATTCCGCACACCGCGATCATCCCGCGGCAGAAAGACCGGCTTGGCGAGAGCCTGGCAAACTTCGTGCGACGCAATTTTCTAACCCCTAACGCGCTGCGGCCACGACTGGAGGCAACGGATTTTGCCGGCACCATCAGTCGCTGGGCTTCGCAGCCGGACAACGCCCGCAAGATCGCCAGCGACATTGCCGGCATCGCGCGCTGGCTGCTCGACACCGTCGACACGGGGCCGCTGCGCGATATGGTAAGGCGCAATCTGCAGCGCAGCCTCAGTGATACCACCGTTACGCCGCTGATTGGCCGCGTGCTCGACCTGCTGGTTACCTCTGATCATCATCAACAGCTGATGGACACGGCGGTTGCCGCGGCACGCCAGCAGCTGGAGGAAAACCGCTTCGCCATCCGCCTGAAGATTGCCACGGAGAGCCCGTGGTGGGTGCCGGATTTCGTCGACGAAGAAATCTACGACAAGATCGTCAATGAAATCGAGAGCACGCTGGAAAACGTCGGCACCGACGAAGAGCACCCGGCACGCATCCAGTTTAATGTCGCCACCCGCCAGTTCATCGAGCAGCTCAAACAAGACCCTGAGATTATTGCCCGCGGCGAAGCGCTCAAGGAAGAACTGCTCGAGCACCCCGTGGTGCAGCAGTACCTGGCTGATGTATGGACACACATCGCGACCTACCTGCGCGAGCAGTCAGACATGGAGGATTCTGCACTGGTACAGCGGCTGTCGGATGCGCTGACGCGTATAGGCGGGACTTTCCGCGACGACCCCAGGCTGAGCGAAGAACTCAATCGCTGGGCGCGCGATGCCCTCGCGTACCTGGTCGAGCAATACCGCGGCGACATCGCCAGCATAATCTCGGAAACCGTCAGCGCCTGGGACCCTTCAGTCACCGCGCGCCGCGTCGAGCTGTACGTCGGCCGGGACCTGCAGTTCATTCGTATCAACGGTACGCTGGTCGGCGGCTTTGCCGGGCTGGCCATCTACAGCCTCATCCAGCTCCTGTAA